In Pyrus communis chromosome 1, drPyrComm1.1, whole genome shotgun sequence, the following are encoded in one genomic region:
- the LOC137719095 gene encoding E3 ubiquitin-protein ligase ATL31-like, which yields MPDTKTTSFNLHFLFLLTYPMPANAQSPEFQNNGYGYVNNLNSSMALISVFLVFAFFSVGFLSVYFRRCVESARMEASGTIARAAGTRAHAASLGFSRRGLDPAVIETFPILVYSAVKDLKIGKGALECAVCLSEFADFETLRLLPKCDHVFHPDCINPWLAAHATCPVCRSNLTCADSNPRATARNTDLNVEDSSSRSPIEIGVVRNDAVVLNVDENQSGDPQAVENGKPRTRSGICGKFPRSHSTGHSLIRPGLNTERYTLRLPEGVRKQLVSSGNSKLRRSTSYDVLLRRGLGSSRKGYRCGRGEGKSSVDNQIGWVDPWVMSPSFLPRGGDGNVVSGKTPLMSVKMPLDCLHVKAESSKESMSRLPV from the coding sequence ATGCCAGATACGAAAACGACGAGCTTCAATCTCCACTTCCTCTTCTTGCTCACCTATCCTATGCCGGCCAATGCCCAGAGCCCCGAGTTTCAGAACAACGGCTATGGCTACGTCAACAATTTGAACTCTTCAATGGCGCTCATCAGTGTCTTCCTCGTCTTTGCCTTCTTCTCCGTGGGCTTCCTCTCCGTCTACTTTCGCCGCTGCGTCGAGTCCGCACGCATGGAAGCCTCCGGAACTATAGCCCGCGCTGCCGGAACTCGAGCTCACGCCGCCTCCCTAGGTTTCAGCCGGCGAGGACTGGACCCGGCGGTGATCGAGACTTTCCCGATCCTCGTCTACTCCGCCGTCAAGGATCTCAAGATCGGCAAGGGAGCTCTCGAGTGCGCCGTGTGCTTAAGCGAGTTCGCCGACTTCGAAACGCTGCGTTTGCTTCCCAAATGCGATCACGTCTTCCATCCAGATTGCATCAACCCCTGGTTAGCCGCTCACGCGACGTGTCCGGTTTGCCGCTCCAACCTCACGTGCGCCGATTCGAATCCGCGCGCTACCGCGCGAAACACCGATTTAAATGTCGAAGATTCGAGTTCCAGGAGTCCGATTGAAATCGGCGTGGTACGAAACGACGCCGTTGTGCTCAATGTGGATGAAAATCAAAGCGGGGACCCACAAGCGGTTGAGAATGGTAAACCACGAACGAGATCTGGAATATGTGGAAAGTTTCCGAGATCGCACTCGACGGGTCACTCACTGATCCGACCCGGATTGAACACGGAGAGGTACACGTTGAGACTGCCGGAGGGGGTGAGGAAGCAGCTGGTTTCGAGCGGGAACAGTAAGCTGAGGCGTTCGACTAGCTACGACGTCCTTTTGCGCCGCGGCCTCGGGAGTTCGAGGAAGGGCTATAGGTGTGGCCGCGGTGAAGGGAAAAGCAGCGTGGATAATCAAATCGGTTGGGTCGACCCGTGGGTGATGTCGCCGTCGTTTTTACCTAGAGGAGGTGACGGAAATGTGGTGTCTGGGAAGACGCCGTTAATGTCTGTTAAAATGCCGTTGGATTGTCTCCATGTCAAGGCGGAGAGTTCAAAAGAATCGATGTCTCGGCTGCCTGTGTAA
- the LOC137720061 gene encoding UDP-glucose 6-dehydrogenase 1-like, with amino-acid sequence MVKICCIGAGYVGGPTMAVIALKCPSVEVVVVDIWDKRIAAWNSDQLPIYEPGLDDVVKQCRGKNLFFSTDVKKHVKEADIVFVSVNTPTKTTGLGAGKAADLTYWESAARMIADVSDSSKVVVEKSTVPVKTAEAIEKILTHNGKGIKFQILSNPEFLAEGTAIEDLFKPDRVLIGGRETAEGQKAIKALKDVYAQWVPEDRILTTNLWSAELSKLAANAFLAQRISSVNSMSALCEATGANVTQVSHAVGKDTRIGRKFLNASVGFGGSCFQKDILNLVYICECNGLPEVAEYWKQVVKINEYQKSRFVNRVVASMFNTVSTKKIAILGFAFKKDTGDTRETPAIDVCKGLLVDKAELSIYDPQVTEDQIRRDLTMRKFDWDHPMHLQPMSSSSTLEQVCVVSDAYDATKGAHGICILTEWDEFKTLDYNKIYENMKKPAFIFDGRHVIDVDKLREIGFIVFAIGKPLDAWLKDMPAVA; translated from the coding sequence ATGGTGAAGATATGTTGCATTGGTGCTGGATATGTTGGGGGACCTACAATGGCAGTGATTGCACTTAAGTGCCCATCTGTTGAAGTGGTCGTCGTTGATATCTGGGATAAACGGATTGCAGCTTGGAACAGTGACCAACTTCCCATTTATGAACCCGGCCTCGATGATGTCGTGAAGCAGTGCCGCGGCAAGAACCTCTTCTTCAGCACTGATGTGAAGAAGCACGTCAAGGAAGCCGATATAGTGTTTGTCTCCGTCAACACCCCGACCAAAACTACGGGTCTTGGAGCAGGTAAAGCTGCAGATTTGACATATTGGGAGAGTGCTGCTCGTATGATTGCAGATGTGTCCGACTCTAGCAAAGTTGTTGTTGAAAAATCGACCGTCCCTGTCAAAACAGCTGAGGCAATAGAAAAAATTTTGACCCACAACGGCAAGGGAATCAAATTCCAGATCCTCTCAAACCCTGAATTCCTTGCCGAGGGAACTGCGATCGAAGATCTTTTTAAACCGGACCGGGTCCTCATTGGTGGCAGGGAAACCGCTGAAGGCCAGAAGGCCATCAAAGCATTGAAGGATGTTTATGCTCAGTGGGTTCCTGAAGACCGTATCCTAACCACCAATCTTTGGTCCGCAGAGCTCTCCAAGCTTGCTGCCAATGCGTTCTTGGCACAGAGAATATCGTCTGTTAATTCCATGTCTGCGCTTTGTGAGGCTACTGGGGCCAATGTTACACAGGTTTCACACGCTGTTGGTAAGGACACTAGGATAGGCCGGAAGTTTCTTAACGCTAGTGTCGGTTTTGGGGGATCCTGCTTCCAGAAGGACATCCTGAATCTTGTTTACATCTGTGAATGCAATGGCCTTCCGGAGGTGGCAGAGTACTGGAAACAGGTTGTGAAGATCAATGAGTACCAAAAGAGCCGTTTTGTGAACCGTGTAGTTGCATCCATGTTCAACACTGTGTCGACAAAGAAGATAGCAATACTAGGGTTTGCCTTCAAGAAAGATACTGGTGATACAAGGGAGACCCCAGCAATTGATGTGTGCAAGGGGTTGTTGGTTGACAAGGCCGAACTGAGCATATATGATCCGCAGGTAACCGAGGACCAGATCCGCAGAGACTTGACTATGAGAAAGTTCGACTGGGATCACCCGATGCACCTGCAGCCGATGAGCAGTAGTAGCACTCTGGAGCAAGTGTGTGTGGTCTCGGATGCCTATGATGCAACAAAGGGTGCCCATGGTATTTGCATTCTCACTGAATGGGATGAGTTTAAGACTCTCGATTACAACAAGATATATGAGAATATGAAGAAACCGGCATTCATTTTCGACGGTAGGCATGTTATCGATGTAGATAAACTGCGCGAAATTGGCTTTATTGTCTTCGCAATTGGTAAGCCCCTGGATGCATGGCTCAAGGACATGCCTGCTGTCGCATAA